From the Malassezia vespertilionis chromosome 5, complete sequence genome, the window TGTCATCGGGCAGACCGCCAATGAGGGCGCGAAAAAGCTGCACACCTTGTTCACGGTACCGTGCAAGCTGCCTGTCCGTGTAGGTCGCTAGCTGCGGCTTGTGTGGGAAGGTTTCGCTGCATGAAAAAGCCTCCCCAGCGCTTAAAAGACCTTCAGCGTCAGAAGGACACGTATCCGGATAGTCTGAATGCAAGTGGTGGTCGAGTGAAGATTCATCCACATCTGCAATGTTGCTCGtcatccagcgcacgatCCCATCGACAGCGGCGGTAAATGTAGAAACAACAACCCATCCACCAATCGGCTGCGAAGGACCAAAAATATACAGAGACATGCGTACCAACGACCAGCAGATAGACTGAAACGCAATAAGACGAATCAGAGACGGCAGCAGTGCGTAGTAGATCAGCCATCGGCGGAGTAAAAGTGTCATGAGGGAAAGCGCGTGAAAGGCTGTGCACACGCTCCAGAAGCAGCACACAAAGTACTCCAAGCCACCAGGAACGGTTACCAAAAATGGTGTGCGAAACCAACGGTTATGCTCCATCACTTGTATCCATCCGCGAGAAAATAAAAGAACAGTGCCAATAATTCCAGGGACGGTGGCGAACAAGCGAAGGCTATGCAGCAAAACCATGAACGCTTGAGGCAACGGCTTCAAAGGCTCAACAGGTGTTGATCTTTGCTCCGAGATGCCTTTCCTCGAAATAGTAGAGACAGATCCTTTCCGTTGAGAGTCGTAAAAACGGCGGGTTTGGCCCCTTGAGGCACGCCCAGTAGACTCGTCTTCTGTGTTCTCCACCTCGGTAGTAGCAAGAAACCCATAGCCAATATCGGACGCTGAGCGGTGTCTGTACAGACCCAGAGGCTTTCGCCGGCGAAAATCGCGTTGGTCAGTCATCACAACATCCATCGAGTTGATGGATATTGTATCCGTATCGGTCGCCATAAAGTCGTCTCCGTGGTGCATGGCCGGCTGCCGCCCACAATAATTGATGCTCGGCTCTTGCACATTCTGCACGAATGTTCTCTCGGTATCCGTACGCTGCCTTGCATGAGTTGCGCGTGATTCTACATGCGTATCAACACTCACAACAGACGCATACGATGGCGGCAGTTCGCTTTGCCTATTGCGCTGCGGAAAATGTGCGGGTGCCCCATTCGGCAATGGCATCGAGCTAGACGATGCCTGCGATGCCGGCCGTGAAGACTCATACGGAACTGTCCAGTTATGCTCACGAGCCGCGCTGTTTTGCGGCCGATAACGGTCAGGGCTCATCGGCTCCTCGATCTCAGATCCCAATACGTTGACCTGTGGGAGAGTCGTGTCCTTGTGTGAAAAAGGGGGCAAGAGCGGATCACCTCCCCTATTCTCCGTATACATGCTGCAAGGTGGCCTAGCAGCCGGTGTACTTGGACGACAGACAAAAAAGATTGGCTGTATGTTCCAACTCCGCAGCGTTGCCACTCTATCCAATGCAGAATTTCGGCTTTGTCTGATTTGCTCATAACGCAAGTAATAAGACCAACTCGTAAGCAAATTATGAGAATTAATGCACCAATCATAGTACGCGCGACATTATAGCATTCTATCGTTGCGTGTTGCGTGTTAAAGGGGCGTGGATCGAGTCTCGTGGCACAAACCAACCGGCATGTCGGAATTTTATGTGCGGTATTAGTGCGTACGCTAGTGATATGGGCTAACGTGTGCAGCATGGGCCATCAAGGGCGACATGGACATGAGTTCCTAGAGTTTGAATATGACCGTGGGCGGTTGCGGTACGCGAACAACAGCAATTACCGCAACGATAGCCTGATTAGGAAAGAGagtgcgtgcgcatgcgTGTTGCAATACTTATACAACAGTGTGGATAAGCCCATTAATGGTTCAGCAACTACAGGAGATTGTAGAGGAGAGCGAGGTCATCAAGTACGTTGCGCTGGGCCCCACTGACTGTACAGAGAAGACGACGCAAAATGGCCCAAGAAAAACGCATTCGGTCGGCAAGAACTCGAGGTTCGACTTGGGAAAGAGCATGTCTCGTTTGAGGTACGTCGACAGTGCTATGGGGTAACAGTTTCCAGACCGCCAAGATAGGCTCGTTGGTGGACGTGCAGGACAGCGAAGACCCAGAAGGGCTACGCGTTATGTACTACCTGGTCCAAGATCTCAAGGCGCTCATATTCAGCTTGATCTCTTTCAACTTTAAAATCAAGCCCATCAGCGTGTAAATGAGACTACGAGGACCACCGACAGCGCATTTTCTCTACGACCATGCAGTGTACCAGCGGCACACAAGATATCCAGTAGCATAGCGCAATCATTTTTGAGTATATTTTTTCTCACTACCCCGCGGATACTCCAAGTAAACGTATGCTTACTCCTCAATCTTGGCGAGAATCTCGCTGTCGCGAATCAAGAGGTACTCCTCGTCGCCGACTTTGATCTGGTTGCCACCCCACGAAGGGAGAAGAATCTTGTCACCAGCCTTGACACTCGGAGGATTAACTCTACCATCCTTGTCGGGCGCACCAGGACCTGCAGCAATCACAGATGCCTCTGGCAGTGGCGAACTTGCGGAGGACGAGGGCAAAAAGAGACCGGACGCGGTCTTCGTTTCAGGCTTGAAGCGCTGGACCAACACACGGTCCAAGAGTGGTACAACGGACTTGATGGAACGAATAGTAGAAGCCTGTAAGTTAGCGGCACCGCGGGGCATGCCTACGCACCATAGTCAGGAATAGAGACACGTAATGCGAGCGCTGCCCATTGCTTCCCACGCACGGTTTTTGTCGCTCGTGGAGGCGTGCACGCACTCTTCCTGTCGGCCGAAGCTGGTTCCAGTATTTTCCACCCGCCAATTTCCGCGCCAAGTTGGCGCACAGCGACTGGTTGGAGGGGCAGTCTGTGGAGAGCCCAGTGGCAATTCTTCCAATGCGTTCTGTGGACTTCCTGGTGGGCCCTGCACCTTTATAATGCGGTAAGGATCGCGGCAAGAGGATTCATTCTTTATTCAACCATGTctcttttgcgcgcttctgcaAAGGCGACGCGTggccagcgtgcgctcAGTTCGCGTTGGATGTCGTCGTCGGCTACTGTGCTTCAGGCCAAGGAGGTTAAATTCTCCAACGAGGGTCGTGCCGGCATGCTCAATGGTGTAAACTTGCTGGCGAATGCCGTGAGCGTTACGCTCGGTCCCAAAGGCCGCAATGTGATCATTGAGCAGCCTTTTGGCGGCCCCAAGATTACCAAGGACGGTGTCACTGTTGCCAAGTCGATCACACTCTCTGACAAGCTTGAGAACCTAGGCGCCCGTCTTGTCCAGGACGTGGCGAGCAAGACTAACGAGGTTGCTGGCGATGGCACGACGACTGCCACCGTGCTTGCACGTGCTATCTATGCCGAGGGCGTCAAGAACGTGGCTGCAGGCTGCAACCCGATGGATCTTCGCCGTGGCAGCCAAGCTGCTGTGGATGCAGTGATTAAATTCCTCGAGAAGAACAAGCGCGAGGTGACCACTTCTGAGGAGATTGCGCAGGTAGCGACCATTTCTTCCAATGGCGACCGCCACGTCGGCGAGCTCATTGCGACGGCGATGGAGAAGGTCGGTAAAGAGGGTGTGATTACCGTCAAAGAGGGCCGCACCCTTGAGGACGAGATTGAAATCACCGAGGGCATGCGCTTTGACCGCGGCTACATCTCGCCCTACTTTATCACCGATGTCAAGACCCAAAAGGTTGACTTTGAGAAACCCATGATGCTCCTGAGCGAAAAGAAGATTTCGGCCCTTGCCGACATTCTTCCTACGCTTGagatcgccgcgcagagcCGCCGCCCGCTCCTCATTATTGCTGAGGACATTGAGGGTGAGGCACTGGCTGCATGCATCCTCAATAAGCTGCGTGGGCAGCTCCAGGTGTGTGCTGTCAAGGCCCCTGGCTTTGGTGACAACCGCAAGAACATTCTTGGCGACCTTGCCATTCTCACTGGCGCTCAGGTCATTTCGGATGACTTTGACATGAAGTTGGAGTCGATCTCGCCCAACATGCTTGGCACTGCCGGCAGCGTCACTGTCACTAAAGACGACACGATCGCCATGAACGGTGGTGGTGACAAAGACGCGATTactgcgcgctgcgagcaGATCCGCTCTGCGATGCACGACCCTTCCACCTCAGAGTACGACCGCACCAAGCTGCAGGAGCGTCTCGCCAAGCTCAGCGGTGGTGTCGCTGTCATCCGCGTCGGCGGCCACTCGGAAGTCGAGGTCGGCGAGAAGAAGGATCGCTACGACGATGCACTCAATGCCACCCGCGCTGCTGTCGAAGAAGGCATTGTTCCCGGTGGCGGTACTGCGCTTCTCAAGTcgaccgcggcgctcgacggTGTCCAAACGGCCAACTTTGACCAGCAGATTGGTGTGCAGATTGTCAGGGCTGCGCTTACGCGGCCGACGCGCCAAATTGTGGAGAACGCCGGGGAGGAAGGCTCTGTGGTCGTGGGCAAGCTCCTCGAGAACCCTGGCGAATTCAGCTACGGCTACGATGCCAGCACGGGTCAGTACAAGGACCTTGTCCAGGGCGGTATTGTAGACCCCCTCAAGGTGGTCAGGACTGCGGTCCAGGACGCCGCTGGTGTTGCCTCGCTCCTGACTACCTCGGAGTGCTGCATCGTGGATGCGGCTGAGGAGAAGCCTGCTGCTCCTGCGATGCccggcatgggcggcatgggcggcatgggcggcatgggcggcggcatgggctTTTAAACTGCATCAATAGTGCATCGATGAGAAATGCCCGTAGAAAAATGGATACCGATATGCATAAGAAATTTGGCTGCGCTACGTCCTTGCTACGGCATGCATGCTGCGAATGATGGCCAATGCATCCATTGCCGTGACGAAATCCTCGTCGCGGACAACATCGGCGTCTGCTCTAGACCTTCCTTCGCTCACCGGCGAGGGGAACATTTTCTTGAGGTACTCGTACGATACCAGCGTTGCACCAAACTGCGGCGATGAGCGCAAAACACGGGCAAGAGAGCCCTTGAAGAATGCCCTCGGAGACTCCGTCTTTAAAATCTGCCAAAAGCAGTCGGCAATGCCTTTGTACGTCAATTGGCCTTTGCGAGCTTCCACTTGAAGGCGCGTCTTTATCACGTCGGCGGGCGTGGTAAGGAACGCGGCGGGCACGCCGgccagcgatgcagcgaGCGTAAGCTGGCCGAAGGTGAGCTTCGAGTCGGACTGGCTTCCGCTAAAGTTTTCTTTCAAGTGTGCGTAAAGAGGGAAATAAATTCCGCTGAACGGAATATCGCGCAAGAGACAcgcagatgcgccgcggtaaAGGCCGACCAAGCCCAAGCCACGGATAATCTGCAACGCACCCGTTTTCCGCCCGTTTTCGCGAGCAGAATTCTCACCAGCGACCTGCAGACGGATCTTGACAATCTCGAGTGGATTGGTAAACACAACCTGACTACCACCGGCGGTGGCACCGGCAAGAATCTCGCAAGGGAATGAGACGTGGCCCGCATCGTCCTTGGTCAGATTGCGCACGAGATCGTTCATCGTGAGCTTGATGGCCTTTTCCGGCGCGACACCCTATCGTGTGAGTTTGTGTTTGTGTTGTGCACGTACCAAAAGTTGAGGTATGAGACCAGAGTAGAATCCAAGGAACCCTTCATTCTGGAACACTTTCTTGGCGCAATCCAGACTGTTTTTGTACAAGGGCGGTTCTCCCACCACATTCGTGCTGAGGTCAATGGTGCGCAAAAACGTACCGCTGATTCTGCATGCGCGTCTTGACCAAGTCAATTGGGTAAACGAGTGTTGCGCCAACACTTCCGGCAATAccgccaagcgcgaagTTGTATGCAGACTCTGCCAGATTGTTCAGCGCAGCATGGATGTTCGTGCTTTTCGGAGCAGGCACTTGTGCCGGTGCGGGCGCGATggcgctttggcgcacgcCTGCGTCCTTGAGCAGTACAACGTGGCGGCTGACACCTTCTGCCACTTGCTCCGTTTTGTATAGCACCACATGACTTGCCTTTGCGGACAGGTCCTTGAGCTCGGCGATGCGTTTCGCAAGCGCTTCGCTAGGTGTGCCTACAGTGTACATCTGTTCGATTAGCTTTGCTGCAAAGAGAATATTCAGCACGTACATTTACGTTGATCTCGGTCGCTCCGTTCCCAGTTGATGATGATGTAGCTGGCGCCAGCGGAGCCGCATCGCAGAAGATCGGTGAGAAGAACATCGTTGGTGCAAAGATTCCACGCTTCCAGGGGCACGCTAGGTTTGACAACACCGGCAGTGGTAATAAATACAAAAACACCCTCTGTTCGGCAGCCAGGCACTGGCcacgcggcgagcgccggAAGGCTAATCAGCAACGTTACGTGTTGATCTATTGATACCTAAGCAATTTGCGCCCCAGATAAaacgcgcttgccgcgcttaCCTGGAGCGCCTCGGGATGCGCCATTTGCGTGCGCATTCTCCTTgtcggcgctggagcgcgccgtgccttgCTGTGCGATTCGCTCGACCAAACTAGTTCCATCGCGGAAGCGTGCGCGGAAAAGCACATTTGCATTGTTGAATAGCCCCTCCTTTAGCGAGACCACAATAAACTGCGATCCTTTGAACCGCGTGCGGAAGAGCTGGCCAATATGTTGCGTGTGCGATAGGTCGAGTGCGGCATCGATCTCATCGAGAATATACATTGGCGCAGGCTTAAACTGCAGCAAAGACATGATCAAACTGAGCGCAATTAAAGACCGCTGGCCACCGCTGAGTTCCGTGAGGCTCTGCTTCCAGGTAGGACCGagacgcacacgcacctCCAAACCCTGGGCGAGGTCCGCGCCGTCTGCAGGCtgcagccgcgcgtgaTTGCCCGGCAAAAGCTCGCCGAAAATGTCGCCGAAATCGCGATCGACCTGCTCAAAGGTagtctgcagcgcatcgcactTGTACCGATCGAGCTCGGAGATGGTGTGCTCAATTTTGCGCTTGTCACCCAGTACAGTGTGCAGCATGTGCTGCAGACTAGCTTCCTTCTTCTCGACATTGTCAATCATGTTCATCACCTTGGGATTGACGCGACGGCGCAGACCGGAATGCTGCTCCGCAAGCTGTGCACACTGGCGGCGAATATCGCGCATATCATGCTTGGCAAATTCGTACACAGTGCCGGGCTGGTCAAAGAGCGTCTTTTCAGCGTCGATCCACGTGTGCTCCGCTTCGAGCGCACCGAGCTCTTTGCCCAGCGTCGCACAAACTTGCTCCGCGCGCCCCAGCTCGTGCTCGGCTTTTTGTATGGCAATGCCAAGGTCCGACACGAGCTGGCGTTTGGCCCTGCCCGCCGACTCAAGCTCGTCAAGCTCGTCGTCAAACGCGTggatcgcagcgcgcgccttggcaagcagcgcttcgctcTCGTCGACCGCAACTTGAAGCTCGGTGGCATGGGCTGCACTCCCCTCTACTtcgcgcgcagtttgcgtcagtgcggcgcgcgcttcttgcaaGCTCTCCGCAGCAGCATCACGATCCATTtggcgctggccaagcgcaagttcagcgctgcgcagcgcagtcTGCTGCGGCTTGAGTGCCAACGCGTGCTTGGCCAGTGTGTCTTTTTGTTTTTTGTACTCGCAGCGCACCTTGTCCACCTTGGCGTCTTTGTCCGTGTGCAGCTCGCTgatctcgcgctccagtcgcgcagcattctctgcagcgcgacactcgcgcgccgtggcaGCGTCGATCGTCGCCGCAAGCTCTGCTAATgtggcgcggcacgcttcGACTTCGGCTTGTAaagaagctgcgcggccGCCGTCGAGTTGCgactgcagcagcgcggcttgATGTTTTTTGAGTGTGTACGCCTCTTCCGCGCGGCTACTTTGCTGGCGTGCCTGCTCCAGACGTGCCCATTCATCGGCGGTGCCTGCGAGCGCCACTTGGAcctcgcgcaatgcacttTCCAGCCGAGCTAAATCCTGCATGCGGAGCAGCACACTCTGTCCGCCACTTGGCTTCGAGCCGCCGGAGAGCCTGCCTGCGGGGTCGTAGGTATCGCCATCCATAGTCACGCTCTTAAGGCGCACGTTGGGGTCAAAAGTAACACGTCGCGCAGTATCGGCATCGCTGCACACAAGTGTCTGTCCAAATACGTATttcagcgcagcgcgcacttgGTCTTCGCAGCCGACTAGCGACAAAGCAAGCTCGACTTTAttcggcgcagcacgcttggcagctgcgacgcgacgcTCATCTGCGGTCGACGGCTGGATTTGGCTGAGAGGAATGAGCGTGACGCGCTTCCGAAGCTGCCCTTTGGTAAGCAGCTCAGACCCTACTTTTTCGTTCTCAACCACGACATTGTAGAGGCGCGAACCAGCGACTGCCTCCAGTGCCGGCGCATACTTGTACACATCCTTGTCAAGCGTGATGAGACTCGCAACCAAGCCGCGGACTTGCGAGCGATCAAAGTTGCTGTGGGGGTCGGCATAGTGGAACTGCAGCGCGGACGGAAGACGATTCTGGACCATATCACGCtcagcgcgcagcgtctctgCTTTAGTTTCAAGctccacgcggcgcgcgtgaaGCGCATCGTAGCGTGCTGCATCCCATCTGAGCGCTTTCCACATTTGGTGggcttcgcgcgcctcttgctGGGCTGCCTCGAGATCGCGCACAAGACCAGCGCTCTTGCCGCCTTCTTTTTGCGCCAAAGGCTCTTTTGTGCACAGCTCTCGGTCTACGTGCTGACTTCGGACCTtggcttgctgcgcttcggACTTGGCAGCTGCTTCCCGCTCTCGTTCTTTGGCCAGCTGGCCTTGGAAGCCGCCATGTGAACCACTCTGGTCGTGCGAAACACCTGTGAGTAGCGATTGAAGCAATGCGTCGGTGTCGGCGgcacacgctgctgctgcatcgtgctcgcgcttgctcttGTCAAAGTCTGTGTGCAGCTTTTCAAAATGCTGCTGGTCCAGCGCAAGGGCTTCTTCTGCTGCGGCCAATGCTGCCGTGTATTTTTCGACGCGCTCTTGCTCTTCGGCATGTGCCGTATGGCAAAATTCGGAGTGCGTGACGGCCTCGACAAGCTGGTGTGCCATGTGCTTTGCGCGGTTCAACAAGCCTTCTTCAGTGCCTTCCTTGCTTagctcgtcgtcgcgtCGTTGCCGTACTTGGACGAGTTCACGATCAATAGCCGCAAGCTGCCGTTGGTAAATATCGCGGCGTTCCTGGCTTtcctgcagctgctgccgcagctTTTCGGCGCCGTGTGTACGGCTCTCTGTGAATTTGTTCTGTAGGCGCTGCCATTCGTAAGCACGATCCAGGCGCGTGAGCCGCTCCAGTTCTGTCGAAGCTTTTTGGTATTCTAaaaacgcgcgcttctCTTCGCGCAAGCGGTCAAGTTTCGGTGTGATTTCCTCGCCCAGAAGCGCGGAGATTTCGCGCACCTTTTGATCCTTCTTGGTCATAGTCCGAAAtgcgcgctctttgcgttCCTCAAACATGCGCGTTCCTGCAGCCTCTTCGATCATGGATAAAATTTCTGCCGGTTTCATATTGAGCACTTTGGTAATCTTGCCCTGCATGATTAAAAAGTTGGGGTTGTTGATGTTTAGTTGCACGCTTTGAAACATGTTCTGCACGGCTTGTTGTGTTGCTTTGTGGCCATTGATGAGGTATTTTGAGACGCCACCCATGGCAATCTGCCGCGTAACGGTGATGCTCGCATAGTTTTCAAAAGAGACGGGCGAGCGTTCTCGATCGCTATTATCGAATACAATAGTCACGGACGCTTTTGTGACGCCTGCCTGTCCGCGCTTGTAAATCAAATCCTGTATGTTTGacgcgcgcaccgagctTAGGTTCGTTAGCCCCAACACAAAGCAAATCGCATCGAGAATGTTGCTCTTGCCACTGCCGTTCAAGCCCGTGATTGCATTGAAGCTGGGATCAAAGCCGCTGACATGCGTTCGTACTGGGTAACTGCATGTCAGTTAACGTCTTTACACACCTTTTGAACCCATCAATGATCAGCTCTTCAATCCGCATCGCGCCATCGCACGGAGCAAGCATGTGTTTAtgttgcgcgtgcagctgaTGGTCACGTGATGTATGCCTGTGgctccacgcgccgcacactgTGCATCCAATATGGCAAAGCAGCGTACGCTGGAGTAAGTAATGGCGCGACAAGCTCACTCAGATCACTATTTAACGGAACGCAAGAGGAAGTGCCTAATAAGCGCGTGCGTGTTGAAGAAGATGAGGAAAAGGTGGCCGCTACAGAGACGGCAGCTGTGGTGCAAAGCAccgtgcagcgtgcacagacCCATACCAACTTAAAACAAGGCACCCCTATCCCGTATTCAATGCTCGTGGATATGTTTGTGAAGGTAGAAGCGACCACAAAACGTCTTGAAATTCTGCAGTATGTGACCAGTCTTTTTGTTGATGTGATTGCGCACTGCACAAAAAATGGCGACGCGACAGAGGCGAGTGCAAATTTGCTCTACGCTGTCTACCTGTGTATAAATCGACTGTGCCCTGACTATGAAGGCTTGGAGATTGGTATTGGCGAAGGTCTTTTGGTCAAAGCCATTGCTCAAAGCACGGGGCGCGAGATTGCGCGGATTAAGAAGGATTTGGAAGCTAAAGGCGATTTGGGTCTGGTCGCGCTGGCGTCCCGGAAGAATCAGCCTACAATGTTTCATGCACAGAAGCTTACGCTTCCGTTTGTCTTTAAGCAGCTGAAAGAAATTGCAAAGGCAAGCGGGAACAAGTCGCAGGACAAGAAACTCGGGATTATCAAGCGCCTTTTGGCGGCCTGTGCGGGCGATGAGAGCAAATACTTGATCCGCAGTCTCGAAGGGAAACTTCGGATTGGCCTTGCGGAAAAGACGGTGCTGGTTGCTCTAGCACATGCCGTGATTTTGGCGAAGCTTGGCGAGGAGGCCGAATCCGTGCCGAAAGAAGAgctggccgcggcgctggagagTGGCACGACGATTGTCAAGGCCGTGTTCAGCGAGCTTCCATCGTACGATCTTCTCATCCCTGCTTTGCTGGAGCACAGCTTGGATAGTCTGCAAGAGCGGCTGCGTCTCACGCCTGGTATTCCACTAAAACCAATGCTCGCAAAACCGACCAAGGAGATCGGAGAAGTGCTGGATCGCTTCGAAGAAAAAGTATTTACGTGCGAATTCAAGTATGATGGAGAGCGCGCACAGGTGCATGGCTATCCCAACAAGGATGGAAAACTGGAACTGCGTGTTTTTAGCAGAAACTCGGAGGACATGAGTATGAAATACCCGGATTTGGTCGTCCAAGTGCCACACAGTCTGCGTGATGCGGTAGAAAGCTTTGTGCTTGATGCAGAGGCTGTCGCATGGGAATCTACCGCTGGCGATGACGAGAATGGTACGGAAGGACGACTCCTTCCCTTCCAAGAGCTGAGCCGGAGGAAGCGGAAAGATGTCAGGGCGGAGGATATCAAGGTCAAAGTGAAGCTGTTTGCCTTTGATCTCCTGTTTTTGAATGGAAAGCCTCTTTTGCACAAGGAAATGGACGAACGTCGTGCATTGTTGATGAAGCATTTCCAGCCAGTGCAATGTGAGTTTGGGTATGCCACGCACCGAGACTGCACTACAGTCGAGGAAATACAAACTTTTTTGGACGAGAGTGTAAAGAGCGGGTGCGAAGGACTCATGGTCAAAATGCTTAAAGGCCCTGATTCAACCTATGAGCCCAGTCGTCGCTCCATCAATTGGCTGAAGATCAAGAAAGACTATCTCTCTGGTACAGGCGACAGCTTGGACCTTGCCGTGATTGGCGGCTATTACGGCAAAGGCAAGCGTACAAATGTCTATGGCGCGTTCCTTTTGGCATGCTACGATGATGAGCAGGAGGCATACCAGAGCATCTGCAAGATCGGCACGGGATTTTCTGAAGCCGACTTGGAAGCGCACTATAACAACCTCAAACCCCTGGAAATCGAGACTAAAAAGGGGTACTACGACGTCGGCGAGGCCAAACCGGACGTATACTTCGAACCAAGAGTGGTGTGGGAGGTCCTCACAGCGGACTTGTCATTGAGGTATGTACTGTGCAAGTCTCATAATAGTCCTGTGTACACTGCTGCAAAAGGCATgatcgatgcgcgcggTATTTCGCTGCGCTTTCCCCGGTTTATTCGTACGTTGATGCACGGCTACTGACGCTAGGTATACGCGACGACAAAACACCTGAACTCTCGACTTCTCCTGAGCAGGTACGTTGGCCTCCCTCCTCACCACAGATTGCGGACATGTATCGGGCTCAGTCCGTGTCGAACaaaggcgctcgaggcttggacgacgatgaCGGATTTTGGTAAATAGCCAAATTTGTTTATTAATATGAACTTCGCTCCAACCCACCATCATGTCTTGGACGGAGAAAGCAGCTGATCAGTTTCACCATGCTGCTGCATTAATAGATTCACCTGCTGTGCCTTGGAAGCAACTTGTCACTGGCTTGTTATGGGCAGTTTATCTTTTTGAACTTTTTATTTCTCTCCGGCAGTACCAGCTGTATGCCAAGCCAACGCCGCCGAAAGCGCTCGTCCCGTACGTGTCGATGGAGACGTTTCAGAAAAGTCAGGCCTATGGACGGGACAAGGCACGGTTCTCAATTATCAGTGATGCCTGCTCGCACTTGTTCAATTTATTTATGGTGTCGTGTGACATCTATGCTTGGGCTTGGGTATGGAGCGGCGCCCTGTTGGCgctttttggcgcgccgcaaaatgAGCTGACCCAATCGGCGATGTGGGTGATTGTCACTACAGCAATTCGCGAAGTGGAATCCATTCCTCTGAGTTTATACCGCAACTTTGTTATTGAGGAGCGCCATGGTTTCAATAAGCTGACGCTATCAACGTATGTCGCCGATACGATCAAAGAATGGGTCATGGGCATTATTATTGGAGCACCGCTTACTGCATTGCTAGTCGCAGTGATACGATGGGCGGGTGACTATTTTGTCATGTACACCGTGTTTCTGTTTACCGCGATTGCGCTATTTGGTAATGTTATTTACCCCGTCCTTATTCAGCCGCTATTCAACAAGCTTACACCTCTTCCTgatggcgcgctgcgcgaccgTGTCATGGCGCTTGCACTTGCACTCAACTTTCCGCTCAAGGACTTGTATGTAATCGACGGAAGTAAGCGCAGTGGCCACTCAAATGCGTACTTCTACGGCATCATTCCAGGTGGAAATAAACATATTGTGATTTACGACACGTTAATCGAGAAGTCTACTCCAGAAGAGATTGAAGCTGTTCTGGCGCATGAATTAGGCCATTGGGCACACTCAGACCCTTCTAAACTGCTGGTATTGATGCAGGCCAACATGGTTTTGATGCTCAGTCTCTTCACCTTGTTTATTCACAATGCGTCCCTCTTCCGTGCTTTTGGATTCCAACTTGGCGTTGGTACGAGCAATGCGCCCGTCACAGAGTCGTATCTCCCTGTGCTTGTTGGCTTGGAGCTATTCCAGCTGGTGTTTAACCCGACCGATGCTGTGCTCAAGTTTGCGATTAACGCATTTGTGCGCCACATTGAGTATGCTGCGGATCGTTTTGCGGCAAACTTGGCACGCCCGTTCCCTACGCCATCGCAGCTAGAGGCTGAGCGGCTGTTGAAGGGTGATATGTCTCTTTCGGAAAAGCCCGACGCCACTGTGCTCGACTGGGTCGAACGATTGAACAAGACTGACCCCGTTTCAGGCGAAATTGTCGTCAGCGAACAGGCGCAGTATACCGAGCTTTTAGGCCGCTCCCTAGTC encodes:
- the hsp10 gene encoding mitochondrial heat shock protein Hsp10 (BUSCO:EOG09265H9T; COG:O; EggNog:ENOG503P5D4), with protein sequence MPRGAANLQASTIRSIKSVVPLLDRVLVQRFKPETKTASGLFLPSSSASSPLPEASVIAAGPGAPDKDGRVNPPSVKAGDKILLPSWGGNQIKVGDEEYLLIRDSEILAKIEE
- a CDS encoding uncharacterized protein (COG:G; TransMembrane:5 (i258-277o297-322i334-356o362-379i584-604o); EggNog:ENOG503P034), giving the protein MYTENRGGDPLLPPFSHKDTTLPQVNVLGSEIEEPMSPDRYRPQNSAAREHNWTVPYESSRPASQASSSSMPLPNGAPAHFPQRNRQSELPPSYASVVSVDTHVESRATHARQRTDTERTFVQNVQEPSINYCGRQPAMHHGDDFMATDTDTISINSMDVVMTDQRDFRRRKPLGLYRHRSASDIGYGFLATTEVENTEDESTGRASRGQTRRFYDSQRKGSVSTISRKGISEQRSTPVEPLKPLPQAFMVLLHSLRLFATVPGIIGTVLLFSRGWIQVMEHNRWFRTPFLVTVPGGLEYFVCCFWSVCTAFHALSLMTLLLRRWLIYYALLPSLIRLIAFQSICWSLVRMSLYIFGPSQPIGGWVVVSTFTAAVDGIVRWMTSNIADVDESSLDHHLHSDYPDTCPSDAEGLLSAGEAFSCSETFPHKPQLATYTDRQLARYREQGVQLFRALIGGLPDDMSALDSDSFEADTRTEMNSSLFDDSVSVRDRFRPNTETSHSCISSVTDAPSNPGFACPQIDALRWRQRIDARRDKAAKSRTRRSLRKKKASKPEISSFFQNYRAARIHSRRVFHWEVAMWRNVVPIAVLGYLTLWVFILGWSAQSHGPYTHPPSQ
- the HSP60 gene encoding chaperonin (BUSCO:EOG09261J0P; COG:O; EggNog:ENOG503NY3W), with amino-acid sequence MSLLRASAKATRGQRALSSRWMSSSATVLQAKEVKFSNEGRAGMLNGVNLLANAVSVTLGPKGRNVIIEQPFGGPKITKDGVTVAKSITLSDKLENLGARLVQDVASKTNEVAGDGTTTATVLARAIYAEGVKNVAAGCNPMDLRRGSQAAVDAVIKFLEKNKREVTTSEEIAQVATISSNGDRHVGELIATAMEKVGKEGVITVKEGRTLEDEIEITEGMRFDRGYISPYFITDVKTQKVDFEKPMMLLSEKKISALADILPTLEIAAQSRRPLLIIAEDIEGEALAACILNKLRGQLQVCAVKAPGFGDNRKNILGDLAILTGAQVISDDFDMKLESISPNMLGTAGSVTVTKDDTIAMNGGGDKDAITARCEQIRSAMHDPSTSEYDRTKLQERLAKLSGGVAVIRVGGHSEVEVGEKKDRYDDALNATRAAVEEGIVPGGGTALLKSTAALDGVQTANFDQQIGVQIVRAALTRPTRQIVENAGEEGSVVVGKLLENPGEFSYGYDASTGQYKDLVQGGIVDPLKVVRTAVQDAAGVASLLTTSECCIVDAAEEKPAAPAMPGMGGMGGMGGMGGGMGF
- the MNH1 gene encoding Protein mago nashi (COG:A; EggNog:ENOG503P00Z); translated protein: MSEFYVRYYMGHQGRHGHEFLEFEYDRGRLRYANNSNYRNDSLIRKEMWISPLMVQQLQEIVEESEVIKEDDAKWPKKNAFGRQELEVRLGKEHVSFETAKIGSLVDVQDSEDPEGLRVMYYLVQDLKALIFSLISFNFKIKPISV